AAAGACAGGTAAAGAGCCTGTTGAAGTTTTTAACCAGGCTTTAGAAAATATCATGCCTGTACTTGAAGTAAAACCTAGAAGAGTCGGTGGTGCTACATACCAGGTTCCTATTGAAGTCCGTCCTGAAAGACGCCAGACTTTGGGAATAAGATGGCTCGTTAACTTTACTAGAAAACGGTCTGAGCGCACGATGAAGGAACGTCTTGCAGGGGAGATCATGGATGCGGCAAATAGTATTGGCGCAAGCGTTAAGAAAAGAGAAGAGACACACAAAATGGCAGAGTCGAACAAGGCATTTGCACATTATCGCTGGTAGTTCTTACTTTTATCTGACACAAATAAATTGGAAGGGAAAGTCACAAAATGTCAAGAGAATTTCCGCTTGAGAAAACAAGAAATATAGGGATTATGGCTCACATTGATGCGGGAAAGACCACTACCACCGAACGTATTCTTTTTTACACTGGAAGAACATACAAAATTGGTGAAGTTCATGAGGGGAACGCGGTAATGGACTGGATGGAGCAAGAGCAGGAAAGAGGTATAACCATAACTTCTGCAGCTACTACCGCGAAATGGAGAGATCATAGAATAAATATAATAGATACACCGGGACATGTTGATTTTACTGTTGAAGTAGAAAGGTCGCTTCGTGTACTAGACGGTGCAGTTGCTGTATTTTGCGCAAAAGGCGGTGTAGAGCCGCAATCTGAAACCGTTTGGAGACAAGCTGACAAGTATAATGTACCGCGTGTTGCTTATGTTAATAAGATGGACATCATGGGAGCAGATTTTTATAATGTGCTTGAGATGATGAGAACAAGGCTTAATACAAATCCTGTGCCTGTTCAATTGCCAATAGGCAGCGAAGATAACTTTATCGGAATCATCGATTTAATTAAGATGAATGCAAAATTTTATAACGACGATCTTGGAAAAGACGTTGAAATAAGGGATATCCCTGAGGATATGAAAGAAAATGC
This genomic stretch from Eubacteriales bacterium harbors:
- the rpsG gene encoding 30S ribosomal protein S7 — translated: MPRRGGVPKREVIADPIYGSVVITKLINQIMLDGKRGTSQRICYDAFDIIKEKTGKEPVEVFNQALENIMPVLEVKPRRVGGATYQVPIEVRPERRQTLGIRWLVNFTRKRSERTMKERLAGEIMDAANSIGASVKKREETHKMAESNKAFAHYRW